Proteins from a single region of Crassaminicella profunda:
- a CDS encoding helix-turn-helix domain-containing protein, whose translation MNPHNGHKDKGAEAKCKTLTFEMNINSEDFDSLPEKTLGQRVHKLRKQAGYNIKELGDLVNMAPASISYIENEKKVPFISTLKKLCDPLQTTLNYLLQIDSWPEDTSGEIIKKYRLLKGLSQRELAKLCNLNQSTIKDYEANRIKGFNNKTLGKIYKSIGYTSV comes from the coding sequence ATGAATCCCCATAATGGCCACAAGGACAAGGGTGCAGAAGCAAAATGCAAAACACTTACTTTTGAGATGAACATCAATAGTGAAGATTTTGATTCACTTCCAGAAAAAACTTTAGGACAAAGAGTGCATAAACTTAGAAAACAAGCAGGATATAACATAAAAGAACTTGGTGATTTGGTTAACATGGCACCCGCTTCTATTAGTTATATAGAAAATGAGAAAAAAGTCCCATTTATATCTACTTTAAAAAAACTGTGTGATCCTCTTCAAACTACATTAAATTATTTGCTACAAATTGATTCTTGGCCTGAAGATACATCTGGAGAAATTATAAAAAAATATCGGTTACTAAAGGGATTATCCCAGCGTGAACTTGCCAAATTATGTAATTTAAATCAATCTACCATTAAAGATTATGAAGCTAATCGTATTAAAGGTTTTAATAATAAAACTCTTGGAAAAATCTACAAATCTATTGGCTATACATCTGTATAG
- a CDS encoding DNA polymerase Y family protein, with product MNKSNRVIFHIDVNSAYLSWEAVYRLQHGESIDLREIPSIVGGDPKTRHGIVLTKSIPAKKYKIQTGETIYSALQKCPNLTIVPPTYGLYIKCSNAMVEILKEYSPTIQRYSVDECFLDYTNMAKHFGDPITAAHTIKDRIHKELGFTVNIGVSVNKLLAKMASDFTKPNRVHTLYPEEVPEKMWPLPIEDLFMVGRATAPKLHKIGIYTIGDLAKYNLEHIKYILKSHGEMIWKYANGIEDSKVRLSNYENMKGIGNSTTIAFDVDDKRTAHMILLGLTETVSMRLRDAKYCCKVITVEIKNKDFMRYTHQRKLFAPTDTTNQIYKVVKELFNESWKGESIRHLGVRVSDFCTNQFQQRSLFDEVDLEKTKALDATIDKIRSNFGSKSIVRASFLHSRIKPLIGGVGTQDYPMMSSLL from the coding sequence ATGAATAAAAGCAACAGAGTTATTTTTCATATTGATGTAAATTCTGCATACCTTTCATGGGAAGCGGTATATAGGTTACAACATGGGGAATCAATTGACTTACGAGAAATTCCATCTATTGTAGGAGGCGATCCAAAGACTAGGCATGGTATTGTATTGACAAAATCTATACCAGCTAAAAAATATAAGATTCAAACAGGAGAGACGATATACTCTGCATTGCAGAAATGTCCTAATCTCACTATAGTACCACCGACCTATGGATTATATATTAAATGTAGTAATGCAATGGTAGAAATTCTTAAAGAATATTCACCAACAATTCAAAGGTATTCTGTGGACGAATGTTTCTTAGATTATACCAATATGGCAAAACATTTCGGTGATCCTATCACTGCAGCACATACAATAAAAGATAGAATACATAAAGAACTTGGGTTTACTGTGAATATTGGTGTATCAGTAAATAAGCTTTTAGCAAAAATGGCCTCAGATTTTACAAAACCTAATAGAGTACATACTTTATATCCTGAAGAAGTACCTGAGAAGATGTGGCCACTGCCGATAGAGGATTTATTTATGGTAGGTAGGGCTACAGCACCTAAACTTCATAAAATAGGAATTTACACTATTGGAGATTTAGCAAAATACAATCTTGAACATATCAAATACATATTAAAAAGCCATGGAGAAATGATCTGGAAATATGCTAACGGTATTGAAGATTCAAAAGTAAGATTAAGTAATTATGAAAATATGAAAGGGATAGGGAACTCAACAACAATAGCTTTTGATGTAGATGATAAAAGAACAGCGCATATGATTCTTCTAGGATTAACGGAGACCGTGTCTATGCGGTTAAGAGATGCAAAATATTGCTGTAAGGTAATAACTGTAGAAATTAAGAATAAAGACTTTATGAGATACACACATCAAAGAAAGTTATTTGCGCCTACAGATACAACCAATCAAATTTATAAAGTTGTAAAGGAATTATTTAATGAATCATGGAAAGGTGAATCCATAAGACATTTAGGAGTTCGAGTATCTGATTTTTGTACAAATCAATTCCAGCAAAGATCATTATTTGATGAAGTAGACCTGGAAAAAACTAAAGCATTGGACGCTACTATAGATAAAATACGATCAAACTTTGGCAGCAAGTCAATTGTACGAGCAAGCTTTTTGCATTCTAGAATAAAGCCACTAATTGGTGGAGTAGGTACGCAAGATTATCCAATGATGTCAAGTTTATTATAA
- the dprA gene encoding DNA-processing protein DprA: MNKKEYMIWLHNIEGIGNKTLENLLKIFGNAENIFKAPAERINKLKGINHHVVHNILKNRNSCYIGELTNKIKKKNIDVIGRKNEKYPENLKYIYDPPYLLYKKGNIFKEDVNAVAIVGARKASSYGKYVAYKLAGDLAKREITVVSGMAYGVDTMAHKGALENGGRTIAVLGCGLDTCYPKSNYHLMLEIEKNGAVISEYSIETKPFPGNFPARNRIISGMSKGVIVVEASVKSGSLITAEFALEQGREVFAVPGNINSSLSMGTNKLIKEGAKPVTDVEDVLEELQIQTNHKEEKKVPLSDVESEVYGVILDKQPIHMDLLFQELGFKVDKISSIITILQLKGLVEQLPGNLLIVK, encoded by the coding sequence ATGAATAAAAAGGAATATATGATTTGGTTGCATAATATAGAGGGAATAGGAAATAAAACTTTAGAAAATTTATTGAAAATTTTTGGGAACGCTGAAAATATATTTAAAGCGCCTGCGGAAAGAATCAATAAACTTAAAGGAATAAATCATCATGTTGTTCATAATATACTAAAAAATAGAAATTCCTGTTACATTGGTGAATTAACTAATAAAATAAAAAAGAAAAATATAGATGTAATAGGCAGGAAAAATGAAAAATATCCAGAAAATTTAAAATATATATATGATCCTCCGTATCTATTATATAAGAAAGGAAATATATTTAAAGAAGATGTAAATGCAGTGGCCATTGTAGGAGCAAGAAAAGCTTCATCCTATGGAAAGTATGTAGCTTATAAACTAGCTGGTGACTTAGCTAAGAGAGAAATTACTGTGGTGAGTGGTATGGCTTATGGTGTAGATACTATGGCTCATAAAGGCGCATTAGAAAATGGAGGTAGAACGATTGCAGTTTTAGGTTGTGGACTAGATACTTGCTATCCAAAATCAAACTATCATTTAATGTTAGAAATCGAAAAAAATGGAGCGGTTATATCTGAATATAGTATTGAAACAAAACCGTTTCCTGGAAATTTCCCAGCTAGAAATAGGATTATAAGTGGAATGTCTAAGGGGGTAATTGTTGTAGAAGCAAGTGTGAAGAGTGGGTCTTTAATTACTGCAGAGTTTGCCCTTGAACAAGGAAGAGAAGTATTTGCTGTACCTGGGAATATTAATAGTTCATTGAGTATGGGAACTAACAAGTTGATAAAAGAAGGTGCAAAACCAGTAACAGATGTTGAAGATGTTTTGGAAGAACTTCAGATTCAAACCAATCACAAAGAGGAAAAGAAGGTGCCACTTAGTGATGTAGAATCAGAAGTATATGGTGTGATTTTAGATAAGCAGCCAATTCACATGGATCTACTTTTTCAAGAATTAGGCTTCAAAGTTGATAAAATTAGCAGTATTATTACAATTTTACAGCTTAAGGGATTGGTAGAGCAACTGCCAGGAAATTTATTAATTGTTAAATAA
- the lexA gene encoding transcriptional repressor LexA: MKNTLSKRQEQILNYIKNEFVNKGYPPTIREICKGTGLNSPSTVHGHINNLVKKGYLRKDHTKPRCIEIVGIHIDNNSRKNVVDIPIVGKVTAGQPILAHENIETTYPIPSCFIDHFSKYFMLKIKGESMINAGILDGDYVLVKQQNIANDGDIVVALIEDEATVKRFFKEKDSIRLQPENSTMEPIIINTVRVLGLVKGIFRKL; the protein is encoded by the coding sequence ATGAAAAACACATTATCAAAACGGCAAGAACAGATCTTAAATTATATAAAAAATGAATTTGTTAACAAAGGTTATCCTCCTACGATTAGAGAAATATGTAAAGGTACAGGCCTAAATTCTCCCTCTACAGTACATGGTCATATAAATAATCTTGTAAAAAAAGGTTATTTACGGAAAGATCACACAAAACCACGCTGTATAGAAATAGTAGGTATTCATATAGATAATAACTCTAGAAAAAACGTCGTAGACATACCGATCGTAGGAAAAGTAACTGCTGGACAACCTATATTAGCTCATGAAAATATAGAAACTACCTATCCTATACCATCTTGTTTTATCGATCACTTTAGTAAATATTTTATGTTAAAAATAAAAGGAGAAAGTATGATCAATGCAGGAATCTTAGATGGAGATTATGTACTTGTAAAACAACAGAACATCGCTAATGATGGAGATATTGTTGTAGCTTTGATTGAAGATGAAGCTACTGTGAAGAGATTCTTCAAAGAAAAAGATTCTATTAGATTACAGCCTGAAAACTCTACTATGGAACCTATTATTATAAATACTGTTAGGGTTTTGGGATTGGTTAAGGGTATTTTTAGAAAGTTATAA